The following proteins are co-located in the Leptospira weilii genome:
- a CDS encoding LIC10774 family surface protein: MKQIWIIALLLLGGCAEQGSGGKEASVLLSLLSGKTSLDLTNHLQRSSAIVFSGMTYYVDALHGSDSNTGITPSLPFKTITKAASLAVSGDGILVASGTYNSALGEVFPIKIADGVTILGDEQSKGNTGGAHSYYSGSGTYGNSGPTFVQGGANLVSTSLYPTFALGNNSVIGGFKITNPIINSRAQIVLLNNVSGAAVRKNTLTTNFTGGRGVYIYSKDAGGNHTIADNIIRYNTAGIEAGAALLTSRVENNWINNNYNGILMSDSRLDLGGGTTGSVGRNWIFCNTARDLVVSPYPIENGWLPDLYAKNNIWDHQPPTIETSSSTVFADIFNHNGLTNIHLDDSYLVAPSLCTP, from the coding sequence ATGAAACAAATTTGGATTATCGCCTTACTATTATTAGGCGGATGTGCGGAACAAGGCAGCGGGGGAAAAGAGGCTTCCGTTTTGCTTTCGTTACTTTCCGGTAAAACTTCGTTGGATCTTACAAATCATCTTCAGAGGTCGTCCGCGATCGTATTTTCCGGTATGACGTATTACGTCGACGCGTTGCATGGGAGCGATTCCAATACCGGAATCACACCTTCTCTTCCTTTTAAAACCATTACAAAAGCCGCATCTTTAGCCGTAAGCGGAGACGGTATCCTGGTTGCGTCGGGAACGTATAATTCGGCGTTAGGCGAAGTGTTTCCGATTAAAATTGCGGATGGTGTTACGATACTCGGAGACGAACAGAGTAAAGGAAACACAGGCGGAGCGCATTCTTACTATTCGGGTTCTGGAACGTACGGAAATTCCGGACCCACGTTTGTTCAGGGCGGGGCGAATCTAGTTTCAACCTCCCTTTATCCTACCTTCGCTTTGGGAAATAATTCCGTCATTGGGGGATTTAAAATAACCAATCCAATCATAAATTCAAGAGCTCAAATCGTTTTATTGAATAATGTGAGCGGGGCGGCAGTCAGAAAAAACACGCTGACAACCAACTTTACTGGAGGACGCGGCGTTTACATTTATTCTAAAGACGCAGGCGGAAATCATACGATTGCGGATAATATTATAAGGTATAACACAGCCGGAATTGAAGCAGGGGCCGCACTTTTGACTAGCCGTGTGGAAAACAATTGGATCAACAACAATTACAATGGAATTCTTATGAGTGATTCTAGGTTGGATTTAGGTGGCGGCACTACGGGGAGTGTCGGACGAAATTGGATCTTTTGCAATACGGCGCGTGATCTAGTTGTAAGTCCATATCCAATCGAAAACGGTTGGTTGCCCGATTTATATGCAAAAAATAATATCTGGGACCATCAGCCTCCTACGATTGAAACTTCCAGTTCCACAGTGTTTGCGGACATTTTTAATCATAATGGTTTGACCAATATTCATTTGGATGACTCTTATTTGGTGGCTCCGTCTTTGTGCACGCCTTAA
- a CDS encoding heterodisulfide reductase-related iron-sulfur binding cluster, with protein sequence MAILQIAFHLIFTVLFVIANVVFIRAILYRLRLIFNARKAAGTENFLENPNWIFRINSFFQNVILQKKNFKEPLRGIMHAFIFYGFVTYLLHTTSQMIAGLIGYGMDDPYKFSLISFLFGESTGHLYESIVQVVSILVLIGLGFFAWRRWVQKAKGLDVHSPASAIVIGMISILMISTLLGEGAKAVGAVYDSPTENASLIAAGIGAIWKSIGVEYSTADVVVQIMWWAHILSVFAFMLYVPTSKHAHLIFAPFNYFLQSDTPKGALSKLNLEDENVVWGVNRVEDFPWPNLLDGMSCIECGRCQVQCPANRTGKVLNPKAIIADLKHALLDKMPEVAKIRAEESDAAVAAEKIAALDTGVINNYEGLSEEALWGCTTCYACVEACPVGNNQVNAIMEMRRHLVLAESKFPVELQNAFVNMENNSNPWGVGAHTRADWAEGLGVKTMAEDSNVDVLYWVGCAGAFDDRNKSIAKSFVKILQKADVKFGILGTEENCSGDSARRGGNEYLYQTLAQANVDTMNGYNVKKVVTACPHCYNTIKNEYPQFGGNFEVVHHSEFINQLVKEKKLDVKTAEDASSGKYTYHDSCYIGRYNDNYENPRDVVKKVSGGKLAEPSDHHTKGLCCGAGGAQMWMEEQNNDRVNIKRTKQLLDTGATTIATACPFCVTMITDGVKHEGKIEEVKVKDIAELVADNLQ encoded by the coding sequence ATGGCAATTTTACAAATCGCCTTTCATCTGATTTTCACAGTCCTATTCGTAATCGCGAATGTAGTTTTTATCCGTGCGATCCTCTACCGTTTGAGATTGATTTTCAACGCGAGAAAAGCCGCGGGAACGGAAAACTTTCTGGAAAACCCGAACTGGATTTTCCGAATCAACAGCTTTTTTCAAAATGTAATTCTCCAAAAAAAGAATTTCAAAGAGCCTCTGCGAGGCATCATGCACGCGTTCATCTTCTATGGTTTCGTAACGTATCTACTTCATACTACAAGCCAAATGATCGCCGGTCTCATCGGATACGGAATGGATGATCCTTATAAATTCTCCCTGATCAGTTTTTTATTCGGAGAAAGCACAGGGCATCTCTACGAGTCCATCGTTCAAGTCGTTTCCATCCTCGTTTTAATCGGTCTAGGCTTTTTCGCTTGGAGACGATGGGTTCAAAAAGCGAAAGGGCTGGACGTTCATTCTCCCGCTTCCGCAATCGTAATCGGAATGATTTCGATCCTGATGATCTCCACTCTTTTAGGAGAAGGTGCAAAAGCCGTCGGAGCAGTTTACGATAGTCCGACCGAAAACGCTTCTTTAATCGCAGCGGGGATCGGCGCAATCTGGAAATCAATCGGAGTTGAATATTCCACCGCAGACGTAGTCGTTCAAATCATGTGGTGGGCTCACATTCTTTCCGTTTTCGCATTCATGCTTTACGTTCCTACTTCCAAACACGCTCACCTAATCTTTGCCCCGTTCAACTATTTCCTCCAATCCGACACACCGAAAGGAGCTCTTTCCAAACTTAATTTAGAAGATGAGAATGTAGTCTGGGGTGTGAACCGTGTAGAAGACTTTCCTTGGCCGAATCTTCTGGATGGAATGTCTTGTATCGAATGCGGTCGTTGTCAAGTTCAATGTCCCGCGAATAGAACCGGAAAAGTTCTGAACCCGAAAGCGATTATCGCGGATTTAAAACACGCTCTTTTGGATAAAATGCCCGAAGTCGCAAAAATCAGAGCGGAAGAATCGGATGCCGCCGTTGCCGCGGAAAAAATCGCGGCCTTAGATACGGGAGTGATCAACAATTACGAAGGCCTTTCCGAAGAAGCTCTTTGGGGTTGCACTACTTGCTACGCTTGTGTGGAAGCCTGTCCTGTCGGAAATAACCAAGTCAATGCGATCATGGAAATGAGAAGACACCTGGTTCTTGCGGAATCCAAGTTCCCCGTAGAACTTCAGAACGCTTTCGTAAATATGGAAAACAATTCGAACCCTTGGGGCGTAGGAGCTCATACGAGAGCGGATTGGGCGGAAGGTCTAGGCGTCAAAACCATGGCGGAAGATTCCAACGTAGACGTTCTCTACTGGGTAGGATGTGCGGGCGCTTTCGACGATAGAAACAAGAGCATCGCGAAATCTTTCGTTAAAATTCTTCAGAAGGCAGACGTGAAGTTCGGTATCCTCGGAACCGAAGAGAATTGCTCCGGAGATTCCGCAAGACGGGGCGGAAACGAATACCTCTACCAGACTCTGGCGCAAGCAAATGTGGACACAATGAACGGATACAATGTGAAAAAAGTAGTAACCGCTTGTCCTCACTGTTACAACACAATTAAAAACGAATATCCTCAGTTCGGCGGGAATTTCGAAGTGGTCCACCACTCCGAATTTATCAACCAGCTCGTCAAAGAGAAAAAACTGGATGTAAAAACCGCAGAAGACGCCTCTTCGGGCAAATATACCTATCACGATTCCTGTTACATCGGTCGTTACAACGACAACTACGAAAACCCAAGAGACGTGGTGAAAAAAGTTTCCGGCGGTAAACTCGCGGAACCTTCCGATCACCACACAAAAGGTCTCTGTTGCGGCGCCGGTGGGGCTCAGATGTGGATGGAAGAGCAAAACAACGACAGAGTGAACATTAAACGAACCAAACAACTTCTCGATACCGGAGCGACTACGATCGCAACCGCTTGTCCTTTCTGCGTGACTATGATTACGGACGGAGTAAAACACGAAGGAAAAATCGAAGAAGTAAAGGTAAAAGACATTGCGGAGTTGGTTGCCGACAATCTTCAGTAG
- the mqnC gene encoding cyclic dehypoxanthinyl futalosine synthase, whose product MAAIFLSQPADRILEKALDGNRISPEEALTLYREGDHLKIMATARALREKILPHRYASYTMFRVVNYTNYCNVECSFCSFMDEIGNGKGYVLSTEQILEKMDYAVGEGADQMFLQGGVYPDLSFDYYLDVIVSVKKKYPDMHIRAFSPVEIINLEKITGLTLKEVLRILKQAGLDSVPGAGAEILTDRMRNIISPKKATTEEWVRAMETCHEAGLPGSANIVFGSEETQEEVIEHLSVVRNLQDRTGGFLSFIPWTFQPQTKRFKVRAVATQEYLKVLGICRIFLDNISHIETSVMVLGKGVGQLALTSGADDISSVVIEENVLRSYGLKTEKEAVKFLKEGGFTPKRRDLFYNYDRYGNELAQVF is encoded by the coding sequence GTGGCCGCCATTTTTTTATCGCAACCCGCAGATCGGATTTTGGAAAAAGCTTTGGATGGGAATCGAATTTCTCCCGAGGAAGCTCTGACTCTTTATCGGGAAGGGGATCATCTTAAGATCATGGCTACGGCTCGCGCGCTTCGGGAAAAAATTCTCCCCCATCGATACGCAAGTTATACGATGTTTCGAGTCGTGAATTACACAAACTACTGCAACGTAGAATGTAGTTTCTGTTCTTTTATGGATGAGATTGGAAACGGGAAAGGTTACGTTCTTTCTACGGAACAAATTTTGGAGAAAATGGATTACGCGGTCGGCGAAGGGGCCGACCAGATGTTTCTTCAGGGCGGGGTGTATCCGGATCTTTCGTTCGATTATTATTTGGATGTGATTGTTTCCGTGAAAAAAAAATATCCGGACATGCACATTCGCGCTTTTTCTCCGGTGGAAATCATCAACTTGGAAAAGATTACCGGGCTTACGCTCAAGGAAGTTCTTCGGATCCTAAAACAAGCGGGACTCGATTCCGTTCCGGGAGCCGGGGCGGAAATTTTAACCGATAGAATGAGAAACATCATATCACCGAAAAAAGCGACCACGGAGGAATGGGTACGTGCGATGGAAACCTGTCATGAAGCGGGACTTCCCGGAAGCGCGAACATCGTATTCGGTTCCGAAGAAACTCAGGAAGAAGTCATCGAACATTTAAGCGTTGTGCGAAATCTTCAGGATAGAACCGGGGGATTTTTATCCTTTATTCCTTGGACGTTTCAGCCGCAGACGAAACGGTTCAAGGTTCGCGCGGTTGCAACTCAGGAATATCTAAAGGTACTGGGAATTTGCAGAATTTTTTTGGATAATATTTCACATATCGAAACTTCGGTGATGGTTCTCGGGAAAGGAGTCGGGCAATTGGCTCTCACGAGTGGAGCGGACGATATATCCTCCGTGGTTATCGAAGAAAACGTTCTTCGATCTTACGGACTCAAAACCGAAAAAGAAGCGGTTAAGTTTTTGAAAGAAGGCGGATTTACGCCGAAACGAAGGGATCTTTTCTATAACTACGATCGTTATGGAAACGAGTTGGCGCAGGTCTTCTGA
- a CDS encoding LIC11299 family lipoprotein: MVRILNCMLVFLLAFTSCTKQVKVKVHVDTGVTVEVLGPHKYRLVAIGGASSSSVEENDLFKMKNTSCAAAKSIAAYKLEELEPEQKNRLFFMEAIDTKYIDDGAYCQITFRYELPVPKKQP, from the coding sequence ATGGTAAGAATTCTAAACTGTATGCTTGTGTTTCTGCTCGCGTTTACTTCCTGTACAAAACAGGTAAAAGTAAAAGTTCACGTTGATACTGGAGTGACTGTCGAGGTCTTAGGTCCTCACAAATATAGGCTCGTTGCGATCGGCGGAGCTTCTTCTAGTTCCGTGGAAGAGAACGATCTGTTTAAAATGAAGAATACTTCCTGCGCTGCCGCAAAATCCATCGCAGCGTATAAATTGGAAGAATTAGAACCCGAACAAAAAAACAGACTGTTCTTTATGGAAGCGATCGACACGAAATATATAGACGACGGAGCCTATTGCCAAATCACGTTTCGCTACGAACTTCCCGTTCCTAAGAAGCAGCCGTAG
- a CDS encoding GGDEF domain-containing protein: MRFLLGNNQKIKLLARRVFFNPFTDDYLRIYQPEIKRATVIYFFFCIGISLIAALVPDGESGQNRILAYSRLTVVLLSALFAFLLIKWKFLFRKKIERYSILSSGTIVLSILPYVFFDSGRMELYFHFYTTLVVSGNILLWFTGTTVIFFNVFFYLSLVLCTTLAGNANALQHDLANVLIYLFTGVFGNLLINFWRVMDHRAKKKLQRAVSKLREKNIQIEKISKVDELTRLYNRRYLIEQFELFLKRAQRYRFSLAMIILDMDYLKEINDSYGHLAGDLALRTISDVMKQRVRATDICSRIGGDEFCILLDAIKKDDLVQLCEKLRMEVAEKELSYRTPNGDPVKISVSIGACILSPMEEFSFDDIYHSIDSALYESKKKGRNRVSFIEPVRYFSKMNPGTTAAS, encoded by the coding sequence ATGAGATTTTTGTTGGGAAACAATCAAAAAATAAAGTTACTTGCCCGGAGAGTTTTTTTCAATCCGTTTACCGATGATTATTTGAGAATCTATCAACCGGAAATCAAAAGAGCCACGGTTATCTATTTCTTTTTTTGTATTGGAATCAGTCTTATCGCTGCTTTGGTCCCGGATGGGGAATCCGGGCAAAATCGAATTCTTGCCTATTCGCGTTTAACGGTCGTCCTTTTGTCCGCTTTGTTCGCATTTTTGCTTATAAAATGGAAATTTTTATTCCGCAAAAAAATCGAGAGATATAGCATTCTCTCTTCGGGAACGATCGTGCTTTCTATTCTTCCTTACGTCTTTTTTGATTCGGGAAGAATGGAACTCTACTTTCATTTTTATACAACCTTAGTCGTAAGCGGAAATATTCTTCTTTGGTTCACCGGAACGACCGTAATCTTTTTCAACGTATTTTTCTATCTTTCCCTGGTTTTGTGTACAACTCTGGCCGGAAACGCAAATGCGTTACAACACGATTTGGCTAACGTGTTGATTTATCTTTTTACAGGAGTGTTCGGAAATCTTTTGATCAACTTCTGGAGAGTGATGGATCATCGCGCAAAGAAAAAACTGCAAAGAGCGGTGAGTAAGCTCAGAGAGAAAAACATCCAGATCGAAAAAATTTCCAAGGTGGACGAACTCACCAGACTTTACAATCGAAGATATCTAATCGAACAATTCGAGCTTTTTCTCAAAAGGGCGCAACGTTACCGATTTTCTCTCGCGATGATAATCCTAGATATGGATTACCTCAAGGAGATCAACGATTCTTACGGACATTTGGCGGGAGACTTGGCGCTTCGCACGATCTCGGACGTGATGAAACAAAGAGTAAGAGCAACCGATATTTGCTCCAGAATCGGAGGAGATGAATTTTGTATTCTTTTAGATGCGATCAAAAAGGATGATCTCGTTCAACTCTGCGAAAAATTAAGAATGGAAGTCGCCGAAAAAGAATTATCCTATCGGACCCCAAACGGAGATCCAGTTAAAATTTCCGTTTCCATCGGCGCCTGCATTCTCAGTCCGATGGAAGAGTTCAGTTTCGACGATATTTATCATTCTATCGATTCAGCTCTTTACGAATCCAAGAAAAAAGGAAGAAACCGAGTTTCTTTTATCGAACCGGTCCGCTACTTTTCAAAAATGAATCCGGGAACTACGGCTGCTTCTTAG
- a CDS encoding GerMN domain-containing protein — MPDSEKRKNLIFILTGIIFTLVLLDKSTGSGFSLSGTGFKGFRNIGKMSPEFYSKENLNHKELMDQAEDEILGELLQNGDVRVSSENENSIEEDLNEDDLVPVLEPPLASVNFENESPPTPIPTDKGELSLYFLKFYGKGSKSHSRLVKVLRLSKGGDRVKLILNSLIAGPVSQEKEKGILNSIPQNLHYDGDYRIEEGILKLSLSSDLERGAGPELLKDRIDQLTYSLMENLPIRGIQLRINGKFVRSLGGEGMPLPSLLTKNPRKIVVF, encoded by the coding sequence GTGCCAGATTCCGAAAAAAGAAAAAATCTCATCTTCATTCTCACCGGAATTATTTTTACGTTAGTACTTTTAGATAAAAGTACAGGATCCGGATTTTCACTCTCCGGAACCGGATTCAAAGGATTTCGAAATATCGGAAAGATGAGTCCGGAATTCTATTCCAAAGAAAACCTCAATCACAAAGAACTTATGGATCAAGCGGAAGACGAAATCCTGGGAGAACTTCTTCAAAACGGAGACGTCCGGGTCTCCTCCGAAAATGAAAATTCTATCGAAGAGGATCTCAACGAAGACGACCTTGTTCCAGTCCTAGAACCTCCCCTTGCATCCGTCAATTTCGAAAACGAATCACCTCCCACCCCGATACCTACAGACAAAGGAGAATTATCACTGTATTTCTTGAAATTTTACGGTAAAGGGAGCAAGAGCCATTCCAGACTTGTAAAGGTTCTCCGGCTTTCCAAGGGAGGGGACAGGGTCAAACTGATCTTAAATTCTCTGATCGCAGGGCCGGTTTCCCAGGAAAAGGAAAAAGGAATCCTAAATTCCATCCCGCAAAACTTACATTATGACGGGGATTATAGGATTGAAGAAGGAATTTTAAAACTCTCTTTGAGTAGCGATTTGGAAAGAGGAGCCGGACCGGAACTTCTAAAAGACCGGATCGATCAACTCACCTATAGCCTCATGGAAAATCTTCCGATCCGAGGCATCCAGCTTAGGATCAACGGTAAATTCGTACGATCTCTCGGCGGGGAAGGAATGCCTTTGCCCTCTCTTCTGACAAAAAACCCTAGAAAGATCGTCGTTTTTTAA
- a CDS encoding HAD family hydrolase, with translation MTDFSVDSIQALAFDVDGTLFSSEGMILEVYRDSIQNFSKTFEIQIDLPSRDQLMMEIGKPVKTIFRNLLPQLNEKQRDIISDSVLRFLCERIKNGEGEFYPSVKETIESLTGKGFRILAASNGRKPYIETILEVAGVLSYFDPILVLDNERIKTKGEILKEYIKKNDLKPDEILMIGDRLSDHEAARQNGCPFAFCSYGHAPPGEIPDFELELKNLSDLNLIL, from the coding sequence ATGACTGATTTTTCCGTCGATTCCATTCAAGCGCTCGCATTCGACGTGGACGGAACCTTGTTTTCGTCCGAAGGAATGATACTCGAAGTCTACAGAGACTCGATTCAAAATTTTTCCAAAACTTTCGAAATCCAAATCGATCTTCCATCCAGAGACCAACTTATGATGGAAATAGGAAAGCCTGTCAAAACCATTTTCCGCAATCTTCTTCCGCAATTGAACGAAAAGCAAAGAGACATTATCTCCGATAGTGTGCTTCGTTTTTTATGCGAGAGAATCAAAAACGGAGAGGGGGAATTCTATCCCTCGGTAAAAGAAACGATCGAATCCCTTACGGGAAAAGGGTTTCGAATCCTAGCGGCTTCGAACGGACGAAAACCTTATATCGAAACCATCTTGGAAGTAGCTGGAGTTCTTTCCTATTTCGATCCGATTCTCGTCTTAGACAACGAACGGATCAAAACCAAGGGAGAAATTCTAAAAGAGTATATAAAAAAAAACGATCTTAAACCGGATGAAATTCTCATGATAGGAGACAGACTTTCGGATCACGAGGCAGCTCGCCAGAATGGTTGTCCGTTTGCGTTTTGTTCGTACGGACACGCACCTCCGGGAGAAATTCCGGACTTTGAACTGGAACTCAAAAACCTCTCGGACCTGAACCTGATCCTTTGA
- a CDS encoding KamA family radical SAM protein, with translation MKTSNSHLFPQKSKGESFANRSELFSSFDWNDYKAQLQNRVRGFELGRYFDLTESEKVGIESTIRLNVSATPYYISLTDPEDPNDPIRKMIIPREAESVFSPEESPDPLHEERLSPVKGLTHMYPDRVLLFTNHECSVYCRHCMRGRKVSDSKERMLTEDLEACFEYVEAHPEVTDVVLSGGDPLNLSDSKVDWILERLEKIEHVKICRLGTRNPVTLPFRITLDLCNIIESHNTDRLSIFCNTQFNHSKECTSEAKEAILKLLKAGVNVGNQCVLLKGINDSGKIMLELHKKLLELRVRAYYMYDPELIPGSRGFRTPLAKGIEIVSYMRGKIGGMGIPQFVNDLPGGGGKVTLTPDWYLGFYKPERMHVFRSALHGSYHLSPEPPDSEMEEIYPEISLETWERIFPKALGAQEKN, from the coding sequence ATGAAGACTTCGAATTCGCATCTGTTCCCACAAAAATCCAAAGGAGAAAGTTTTGCAAATCGGTCCGAGTTGTTTTCTTCTTTCGATTGGAACGATTATAAGGCTCAGCTTCAAAATCGTGTGAGAGGTTTCGAGCTGGGACGTTATTTCGATTTGACGGAGAGTGAAAAAGTCGGAATTGAAAGTACGATTCGTCTCAACGTTTCCGCGACACCATATTACATTTCCCTAACGGATCCAGAGGATCCGAACGATCCGATTCGAAAGATGATCATTCCGAGAGAAGCGGAATCTGTTTTTTCTCCGGAAGAATCCCCAGATCCTCTGCACGAGGAACGGTTGTCTCCGGTCAAAGGGTTGACTCACATGTACCCGGATCGGGTTCTTCTTTTTACCAATCACGAATGTTCGGTTTATTGCAGACATTGTATGAGAGGTCGCAAGGTTTCCGATTCTAAAGAGAGAATGCTTACGGAAGACCTGGAAGCCTGTTTTGAATACGTTGAAGCCCATCCGGAAGTAACCGATGTCGTGTTATCCGGCGGAGATCCCTTAAACCTGAGCGATTCCAAGGTCGACTGGATTTTGGAACGATTGGAAAAAATCGAACACGTAAAAATCTGCAGGCTCGGTACCCGAAATCCGGTAACGCTTCCGTTTCGAATTACATTGGATCTTTGTAATATTATAGAATCTCACAATACTGATCGGCTTTCCATTTTCTGTAACACCCAGTTCAATCACTCGAAAGAGTGCACTTCCGAAGCAAAAGAAGCGATTCTAAAACTTCTCAAAGCCGGAGTGAATGTCGGAAATCAATGCGTTCTACTGAAGGGAATCAACGATTCCGGAAAAATCATGTTAGAACTTCATAAAAAACTGTTAGAGTTGAGGGTCCGTGCCTATTATATGTACGATCCGGAACTGATTCCCGGTTCGAGAGGTTTTCGAACCCCGCTCGCAAAAGGTATCGAGATCGTTTCCTATATGAGAGGAAAGATAGGGGGCATGGGAATTCCGCAGTTCGTAAACGATCTTCCCGGAGGAGGCGGAAAGGTTACGCTGACTCCGGATTGGTATCTTGGTTTTTACAAACCGGAAAGAATGCACGTATTCCGATCCGCGTTACACGGATCCTATCATTTAAGCCCGGAACCTCCGGATTCCGAGATGGAAGAAATCTATCCGGAGATTTCTTTGGAAACTTGGGAAAGAATTTTTCCCAAGGCGTTGGGGGCCCAAGAGAAAAATTGA
- a CDS encoding WGR domain-containing protein, with protein MKHSLIYKEEKSDKFWNIDIAGNTFTVTYGKTGTAGQTQTKKFKDEAACLKEAQKLLNEKLKKGYLEKKGAKANQDKPSQKSKSAERAPSVKTAVSKQGKNEWWKYLVWILDERDSATESNIYYLSDDGVLSAPPSDEKLSQGTNARFAGLTSLVEVPLDKMPALDTLEIYPEEKKGPKLSSLDGIERAPGLIVLDVERNQSISDLGFLSKLPKLEVFNGSNNSIKDLAPLTACRNLKTLYLDKNKISDISPLSSLSELTILGLADNPIKDILPLAGLKKLKEIRVSLKLPKENLAKFEKLRPDVEISF; from the coding sequence ATGAAACATTCTCTAATTTACAAAGAAGAAAAGTCGGATAAATTCTGGAACATCGATATCGCTGGAAATACCTTTACCGTAACCTATGGTAAGACGGGAACGGCAGGACAAACACAGACGAAGAAATTTAAGGACGAAGCGGCGTGTTTGAAAGAAGCGCAAAAACTTTTAAACGAGAAACTCAAGAAAGGTTACTTGGAAAAAAAAGGCGCTAAAGCGAATCAAGATAAGCCTTCTCAAAAGAGTAAGTCCGCAGAACGTGCCCCTAGTGTCAAAACTGCGGTTTCCAAGCAGGGAAAAAATGAATGGTGGAAGTATTTAGTCTGGATTTTGGACGAAAGAGATTCTGCAACCGAATCTAACATATATTATCTTTCGGATGACGGAGTTCTGTCCGCTCCGCCTTCGGATGAAAAGTTGAGTCAAGGTACCAACGCAAGGTTCGCCGGTTTGACTTCTTTAGTAGAGGTTCCGTTAGACAAAATGCCGGCTTTGGATACTTTGGAAATATATCCTGAAGAAAAAAAAGGTCCCAAACTTTCTTCCCTCGACGGAATTGAACGGGCACCCGGCTTAATTGTATTGGATGTGGAGAGAAATCAAAGTATCTCGGATCTCGGTTTTTTATCAAAACTTCCCAAACTAGAAGTTTTTAACGGGTCGAATAACTCGATTAAGGACTTGGCTCCACTTACTGCGTGCCGAAATTTAAAAACACTTTATCTCGATAAAAATAAGATTTCTGATATTTCTCCGCTTTCTTCACTTTCAGAATTAACAATTCTTGGGTTAGCCGACAATCCGATCAAAGATATACTTCCTTTGGCCGGTTTGAAAAAGTTAAAAGAAATACGGGTATCGTTAAAGCTTCCCAAAGAGAATTTAGCGAAGTTTGAGAAATTACGCCCCGATGTGGAAATCTCGTTCTAG
- a CDS encoding D-alanine--D-alanine ligase, translating to MTSATVLVYADLHEFEGEFPEIYKQEWESSKSVDAILELLSEVGERAEFVATPSELLEKLKHYSDLDFTKRPVLFHMMEGFCSRNRESLIPAVAELFGFPHTGSDVYSQNVSLDKNLTRIFARSIGIPIVPGFLIRSETDFTVSKEFSFPGFLKPSGEGSSLGIGEESIIHDEKDLRFKLSSKPAEFFPYLLEEYLTGIEYTISVIGSDVVGYRVSSAGRLVLREELKVEKVYGEKTKSKSVMPETLVFDCPSGLETFLQEQSRLLCSSLGTSGPARLDWKLDSLGNPYFLEMNLTPGLSPFYSTFPICYRRSLGDEKNLLQEILKIARLDFETDRFLYAKKKIGSLSSQR from the coding sequence ATGACTTCCGCGACGGTTCTTGTTTACGCGGATCTTCACGAGTTTGAAGGGGAGTTTCCGGAAATTTACAAACAGGAATGGGAGTCCTCGAAATCCGTGGACGCTATCTTGGAATTGTTAAGCGAAGTTGGGGAAAGAGCCGAATTTGTAGCCACCCCGAGCGAGCTTTTGGAAAAGTTAAAACATTATTCCGACTTGGATTTTACGAAACGCCCCGTTCTTTTTCATATGATGGAGGGATTTTGTTCCAGAAACAGGGAGTCCTTGATTCCCGCCGTCGCGGAGTTGTTCGGTTTTCCTCACACTGGTTCGGATGTTTATTCTCAAAACGTGTCCTTGGATAAAAATCTAACGAGAATATTTGCTCGGTCGATTGGTATTCCGATTGTGCCCGGATTTTTAATTCGTTCCGAGACAGATTTTACGGTTTCGAAGGAGTTTTCCTTTCCCGGATTTTTAAAACCTTCCGGAGAAGGTTCCAGTCTCGGAATCGGAGAGGAAAGTATCATTCACGATGAAAAGGACCTCCGTTTCAAATTGTCCTCCAAACCGGCGGAGTTTTTTCCTTATCTCTTGGAAGAATATTTAACTGGAATCGAATATACGATTTCCGTAATAGGTTCTGATGTCGTGGGTTATAGAGTCAGTTCCGCGGGAAGATTGGTCCTTCGGGAAGAACTCAAAGTAGAAAAGGTTTACGGAGAAAAAACGAAATCTAAAAGTGTGATGCCGGAAACTCTCGTATTTGATTGTCCTTCTGGTTTGGAGACGTTTCTTCAGGAACAAAGTCGATTACTTTGTAGTTCCCTTGGCACTTCCGGTCCCGCGAGATTGGATTGGAAACTCGATTCTTTAGGGAATCCTTATTTTCTTGAGATGAATCTTACTCCCGGTTTGTCCCCGTTTTATTCCACGTTTCCGATTTGTTATCGTCGGAGTCTAGGGGACGAAAAAAACTTGTTGCAAGAGATTCTAAAAATAGCCCGTTTGGATTTTGAGACCGATCGATTTCTATATGCCAAAAAGAAAATCGGATCCTTATCAAGTCAAAGATAA